In Electrophorus electricus isolate fEleEle1 chromosome 12, fEleEle1.pri, whole genome shotgun sequence, a single window of DNA contains:
- the e2f4 gene encoding transcription factor E2F4 isoform X2: MDLDTARNELGAMGESLQPATPSRHEKSLGLLTTKFVTLLQEAKDGVLDLKAAADTLAVRQKRRIYDITNVLEGIGLIEKKSKNSIQWKGVGPGCNTREIADKLIDLKLELEDLDRREHELDQQRVWVQQSIKNVTDDSQNSPLAYVTHQDLCSCFKGDTLLAIRAPSGTQLEVPIPESVVNGQKKYQIHLKSSSGPIEVLLVNKDPSSASPVVLPVPPPEDMLQSLPASAVSASHATAVTSIVSTIKPAGGSTPCVAPTSQSPASTTTATAAPATASSNTTSNTLANQTSPEDSQQLQSSASLDSSSSLPESSALFEPIKTDPSELLDFPKELSEMFDPTKEIMSADLLEELMSSEVFSPLLRLSPPPGDHDYIYNLDETEGLCDLFDVPIANL; the protein is encoded by the exons ATGGATTTGGACACTGCACGAAACGAACTGGGAGCAATGGGAGAGTCGCTGCAGCCAGCCACACCTAGCCGCCACGAGAAAAGCCTCGGATTATTAACCACCAAGTTTGTTACTTTACTGCAAGAAGCGAAGGATGGAGTACTAGACCTTAAAGCT GCTGCTGACACGCTGGCCGTGCGGCAGAAGCGGCGTATCTATGACATCACCAACGTTCTGGAGGGTATTGGCCTGATAGAGAAGAAATCAAAGAACAGCATTCAGTGGAA agGTGTTGGGCCAGGCTGCAACACACGAGAGATAGCTGATAAGCTGATAGACCTGAAGCTGGAGTTGGAGGATCTGGACCGCAGAGAGCATGAGCTGGACCAGCAGCGGGTCTGGGTTCAGCAGAGCATCAAAAACGTGACCGATGACTCCCAAAACAGCCC TCTGGCTTATGTAACGCATCAAGACCTCTGCAGCTGCTTTAAAG GTGACACTCTGCTAGCAATTCGAGCACCTTCTGGTACACAGTTGGAGGTGCCCATACCAGAGTCT GTTGTAAATGGACAAAAGAAGTACCAGATTCATCTGAAGAGTTCCTCTGGCCCTATCGAGGTCCTCCTAGTCAACAAGGACCCCTCTAGTGCCTCTCCAGTAGTGCTACCCGTTCCTCCTCCTGAAGACATGCTCCAGAGCCTCCCTGCTTCGGCTGTCTCCGCCAGCCATGCTACCGCTGTCACCTCCATCGTCTCCACTATcaagccagcagggggcagtacTCCATGCGTAGCCCCCACCAGCCAGAGTCCTGCCAGCACAACTACTGCCACTGCTGCACCTGCTACAG CATCCAGCAACACAACCTCAAACACTCTGGCCAATCAGACGTCTCCAGAGGACAGCCAGCAACTTCAGTCATCTGCCTCACTGGACAGCAGTTCCTCACTTCCGGAGTCCTCAGCCCTTTTTGAACCAATAAAAACAGATCCTTCAGAAT TATTGGACTTTCCTAAAGAACTTTCAGAAATGTTTGACCCTACTAAAG AAATCATGAGTGCAGATCTACTGGAAGAGCTGATGTCATCTGAAG ttttctctccactcctccgtctctctcctcctcccggCGACCATGACTACATCTATAACCTGGATGAGACTGAGGGCCTCTGTGACCTTTTTGATGTTCCTATTGCCAACCTTTGA
- the e2f4 gene encoding transcription factor E2F4 isoform X1, with amino-acid sequence MDLDTARNELGAMGESLQPATPSRHEKSLGLLTTKFVTLLQEAKDGVLDLKAAADTLAVRQKRRIYDITNVLEGIGLIEKKSKNSIQWKGVGPGCNTREIADKLIDLKLELEDLDRREHELDQQRVWVQQSIKNVTDDSQNSPLAYVTHQDLCSCFKGDTLLAIRAPSGTQLEVPIPESVVNGQKKYQIHLKSSSGPIEVLLVNKDPSSASPVVLPVPPPEDMLQSLPASAVSASHATAVTSIVSTIKPAGGSTPCVAPTSQSPASTTTATAAPATEASSNTTSNTLANQTSPEDSQQLQSSASLDSSSSLPESSALFEPIKTDPSELLDFPKELSEMFDPTKEIMSADLLEELMSSEVFSPLLRLSPPPGDHDYIYNLDETEGLCDLFDVPIANL; translated from the exons ATGGATTTGGACACTGCACGAAACGAACTGGGAGCAATGGGAGAGTCGCTGCAGCCAGCCACACCTAGCCGCCACGAGAAAAGCCTCGGATTATTAACCACCAAGTTTGTTACTTTACTGCAAGAAGCGAAGGATGGAGTACTAGACCTTAAAGCT GCTGCTGACACGCTGGCCGTGCGGCAGAAGCGGCGTATCTATGACATCACCAACGTTCTGGAGGGTATTGGCCTGATAGAGAAGAAATCAAAGAACAGCATTCAGTGGAA agGTGTTGGGCCAGGCTGCAACACACGAGAGATAGCTGATAAGCTGATAGACCTGAAGCTGGAGTTGGAGGATCTGGACCGCAGAGAGCATGAGCTGGACCAGCAGCGGGTCTGGGTTCAGCAGAGCATCAAAAACGTGACCGATGACTCCCAAAACAGCCC TCTGGCTTATGTAACGCATCAAGACCTCTGCAGCTGCTTTAAAG GTGACACTCTGCTAGCAATTCGAGCACCTTCTGGTACACAGTTGGAGGTGCCCATACCAGAGTCT GTTGTAAATGGACAAAAGAAGTACCAGATTCATCTGAAGAGTTCCTCTGGCCCTATCGAGGTCCTCCTAGTCAACAAGGACCCCTCTAGTGCCTCTCCAGTAGTGCTACCCGTTCCTCCTCCTGAAGACATGCTCCAGAGCCTCCCTGCTTCGGCTGTCTCCGCCAGCCATGCTACCGCTGTCACCTCCATCGTCTCCACTATcaagccagcagggggcagtacTCCATGCGTAGCCCCCACCAGCCAGAGTCCTGCCAGCACAACTACTGCCACTGCTGCACCTGCTACAG AAGCATCCAGCAACACAACCTCAAACACTCTGGCCAATCAGACGTCTCCAGAGGACAGCCAGCAACTTCAGTCATCTGCCTCACTGGACAGCAGTTCCTCACTTCCGGAGTCCTCAGCCCTTTTTGAACCAATAAAAACAGATCCTTCAGAAT TATTGGACTTTCCTAAAGAACTTTCAGAAATGTTTGACCCTACTAAAG AAATCATGAGTGCAGATCTACTGGAAGAGCTGATGTCATCTGAAG ttttctctccactcctccgtctctctcctcctcccggCGACCATGACTACATCTATAACCTGGATGAGACTGAGGGCCTCTGTGACCTTTTTGATGTTCCTATTGCCAACCTTTGA